In Equus quagga isolate Etosha38 chromosome 14, UCLA_HA_Equagga_1.0, whole genome shotgun sequence, one DNA window encodes the following:
- the LOC124251800 gene encoding putative olfactory receptor 52P1 codes for MAENSTHHYISTFFLVGIPGLQNFHCWIGLPVCLLFALTLLGNSVIIITIKLEPSLHQPMYFFLCMLAMNDMALASSTAPKMLGIFWLDAHRFDFNICLAQMYFIHTFCIIESALLVAMAFDRYVAICIPLRYTTVLTTTMVIKMGLAGVIRAILMVLPCPLLIKRLPYYTKHVINHAYCEHMAVVKLASANTLINRAYGISVALSVMVLDLGLIATSYIKILQAVFRLSSQNARSKALSTCAAHVCTILVSYTPALFSFLTHRIGKKVPPSIHIIFASLYLLVPPTVNPLVYGVKTKQIRDRVVGLFFPNKEISEN; via the coding sequence ATGGCAGAAAATTCTACGCATCACTACATTTCAACTTTCTTCCTGGTTGGTATTCCTGGTTTGCAAAATTTTCACTGCTGGATTGGCTTGCCTGTGTGCCTCCTGTTTGCCCTGACCCTGCTGGGGAACAGCGTAATCATCATTACCATCAAATTAGAGCCAAGCCTACACCAGcctatgtatttcttcctttgcatGCTGGCAATGAATGACATGGCTCTTGCCTCTTCCACAGCCCCCAAGATGCTTGGCATCTTCTGGTTGGATGCTCACAGGTTTGACTTTAATATCTGCCTAGCACAAATGTATTTCATCCACACATTTTGCATAATTGAATCAGCCCTCCTAGTTGCCATGGCCTTTGACCGCTATGTAGCTATTTGCATTCCACTGCGTTATACCACCGTCCTGACAACAACAATGGTCATTAAAATGGGTCTAGCTGGCGTGATCCGAGCTATACTTATGGTTCTGCCCTGTCCTCTTCTCATTAAGAGGCTACCATATTACACCAAACATGTCATTAATCATGCCTATTGTGAGCACATGGCTGTTGTGAAGTTAGCCAGTGCCAACACCCTCATTAACAGAGCATATGGAATCTCTGTAGCCCTTTCGGTGATGGTATTGGACCTAGGGCTCATAGCCACATCCTATATCAAAATCCTCCAGGCAGTCTTCCGGCTCTCCTCCCAGAATGCCCGCTCTAAGGCACTGAGCACCTGTGCTGCCCATGTCTGCACTATACTTGTCTCCTACACACCTGCACTGTTCAGCTTCCTAACTCACCGCATTGGCAAGAAGGTACCTCCAAGCATCCATATAATttttgcaagtttgtaccttctGGTGCCTCCCACAGTCAATCCCCTGGTGTATGGTGTCAAGACCAAGCAGATTCGTGACCGAGTGGTTGGTCTCTTCTTCCCAAACaaggaaatttctgaaaattaa
- the LOC124225508 gene encoding LOW QUALITY PROTEIN: olfactory receptor 51V1-like (The sequence of the model RefSeq protein was modified relative to this genomic sequence to represent the inferred CDS: deleted 2 bases in 1 codon): protein MTSIKNMLILLSIYGNFTEDNYHELMRITCNANLSLSVVTLFHGLDQYYLWFSIPFSSIYAMVFLGNCMVLHVIRTESSLHQPMFYFLAMLALTDLCMGLSTVHTVLGILWGLSREIGLDTCISQTYFIHGLSCTESGVLLAMAFDRFIAICNPLRYTSILTNNRVIHFMVTILMRSALSMLPIIIRLKFFPYCHPHILSHSFCLHHDLLRLACSDIRFNSFYALALVICTVLLDAVLILISYVFILHTVLAIASREERFKSLQTCVSHICAVLIFYIPIIGLTMVHRFGKHLSPLVHVLMGNVYILFLPLMNPIIYSVKTQQIRSRMKKWFSLKMG, encoded by the exons ATGACCAGCATTAAGAACATGCTAATCCTTCTCAG CATTTATGGCAACTTTACAGAAGACAACTACCATGAATTAATGAGAATTACCTGT AATGCAAATCTTAGTCTCTCAGTAGTAACCT TGTTCCATGGCCTAGACCAGTACTATCTCTGGTTTTCAATACCCTTCTCCTCCATCTATGCTATGGTTTTCCTGGGAAACTGCATGGTGCTCCATGTGATCCGGACTGAGTCAAGCCTTCACCAGCCCATGTTCTATTTTCTGGCCATGCTGGCCCTCACCGACCTGTGCATGGGGCTGTCCACAGTGCACACGGTACTGGGGATCCTCTGGGGGCTCAGCCGGGAGATTGGTTTGGATACTTGCATTTCACAGACTTATTTTATTCATGGACTTTCCTGCACAGAGTCTGGAGTCCTTCTTGCCATGGCTTTTGATCGCTTTATAGCAATTTGCAATCCTTTGAGATATACTTCCATCCTGACTAATAATAGAGTCATTCATTTTATGGTGACCATTTTGATGAGAAGTGCTTTGTCCATGCTTCCTATCATTATTCGTTTGAAATTCTTCCCTTACTGCCATCCCCACatcctctctcactctttctgccTTCACCATGACCTACTCCGGCTGGCCTGCTCTGACATCCGCTTCAACAGCTTCTATGCCCTGGCTCTGGTGATTTGTACCGTGTTGTTGGATGCCGTCCTCATTCTCATCTCATATGTTTTTATCTTGCAT ACGGTGCTGGCAATTGCATCCCGGGAGGAGAGGTTCAAGTCCTTGCAGACCTGTGTTTCCCACATCTGTGCTGTCCTAattttttatattcccatcaTTGGTCTCACCATGGTGCACCGCTTTGGAAAGCATCTCTCACCTTTGGTTCATGTCCTTATGGGCAATGTCTATATTCTCTTTCTACCCCTGATGAATCCGATCATCTACAGTGTAAAGACCCAGCAGATCCGAAGCAGGATGAAGAAGTGGTTTTCCCTGAAAATGGGGTGA
- the LOC124225447 gene encoding olfactory receptor 51V1-like produces the protein MSAISTLNFNSSRFILTGFPGLEVDYFWLSIPFSSIYAMIFLGNCMVLHVIQTESSLHQPMFYFLAMLAFTDLCMGLSTIYTVLGVLWGFIQDISLDSCISQSYFIHGLSFMESSVLLAMAFDRYIAICNPLRYSSILTSDKIMKIGVTILCRSSLLIPPVIIRLKFLNYCRPHILSHSFCLHQDLIRMACSGIRFNSIYGLALVISNLLLDAVLILISYIMILHAVLAIASREERIKSLQTCVSHICAVLVFYIPIIGLTMVHRFGRHLSPLVHVLMGNIYILFPPLMNPIIYSIKTQQIRRRVQRLFCLKGM, from the coding sequence ATGTCTGCTATCTCTACCTTAAATTTCAATAGTTCCAGATTTATTCTCACTGGTTTTCCTGGCTTAGAAGTTGACTACTTCTGGCTCTCCATCCCTTTCTCCTCCATCTATGCTATGATTTTCCTGGGAAACTGCATGGTGCTCCATGTGATCCAGACTGAGTCGAGCCTGCACCAGCCCATGTTCTACTTTCTGGCCATGCTGGCTTTCACAGACCTGTGCATGGGACTGTCCACCATATACACGGTACTGGGAGTCTTGTGGGGATTTATTCAAGACATCAGCCTGGATTCCTGCATTTCCCAGTCCTATTTCATCCATGGTTTGTCCTTCATGGAGTCCTCTGTCCTCCTCGCTATGGCTTTTGACCGCTACATTGCCATTTGTAACCCACTGCGCTACTCCTCCATCCTAACTAGtgacaaaattatgaaaattggTGTGACGATCTTATGTAGGAGTTCTTTGCTCATACCTCCAGTCATCATTCGCCTAAAGTTCTTAAATTATTGTCGTCCCCACATCCTTTCTCACTCTTTCTGCCTGCATCAAGACTTAATTCGAATGGCCTGTTCAGGCATCCGCTTCAACAGCATCTATGGTCTGGCCCTGGTGATCAGCAACCTGTTGTTGGATGCAGTGCTCATACTTATCTCCTATATCATGATCTTGCATGCAGTCTTAGCTATTGCATCACGAGAGGAAAGAATCAAGTCCTTACAGACCTGTGTGTCTCACATCTGTGCTGTTTTGGTTTTCTACATCCCGATCATTGGTCTGACCATGGTGCATCGCTTTGGGAGACATCTCTCACCATTGGTTCATGTCCTCATGGGCAACATCTATATCCTTTTTCCACCCTTGATGAACCCCATTATTTATAGTATCAAGACTCAGCAAATACGAAGGAGAGTCCAGAGATTGTTCTGCTTGAAAGGAATGTAA
- the LOC124225373 gene encoding olfactory receptor 52Z1-like: MTSSSNHTNLRDIWYTMIGIPGLEDAHTWISIPICSMYIVAVVSNTLLLFLIFTERSLHEPMYLFLSMLALADIFLSTVTTPKMLAIFWFQDGGISFGSCVSQMFFLHFIYVAESAILLAMAFDRYIAICYPLRYTTVLTPSVIGKIGVASVIRSFFICFPLVFLVYRLTYCGKNIIRHSYCEHMGIARLACDSIKVNIYYGVIGPLFSTCLDVVLIIISYIFILCSVFRIASQDARLKALGTCGSHVCVILLFYTPAFFSFFAHRFGGHNIPLHVHILLANLYVVVPPSLNPIIYGVKTKQIQEKFLQVFSLSRKFC, translated from the coding sequence ATGACAAGCTCTTCAAACCATACCAATCTTAGAGACATCTGGTACACCATGATTGGGATCCCAGGTCTGGAAGATGCACACACATGGATCTCCATCCCCATCTGTTCCATGTACATAGTTGCTGTTGTAAGCAACACCCTGTTATTATTCCTAATCTTCACTGAGCGCAGTCTTCATGAACCCATGTACCTTTTCCTCTCCATGTTGGCCCTCGCAGATATTTTTCTCTCCACAGTCACCACACCAAAGATGCTAGCAATCTTCTGGTTCCAAGATGGAGGAATTTCTTTTGGTAGTTGTGTGTCCCAGATGTTTTTCCTCCACTTCATCTATGTGGCAGAGTCTGCCATATTGTTGGCCATGGCATTTGACCGCTATATAGCCATCTGTTATCCACTAAGATATACTACTGTTCTAACTCCTTCAGTCATTGGAAAAATAGGTGTTGCATCTGTGATTAGGAGTTTCTTCATCTGCTTCCCCTTGGTTTTTCTGGTTTATCGGCTTACTTACTGTGGGAAGAACATTATTCGTCACTCATATTGTGAACACATGGGCATTGCCAGGCTCGCCTGTGATAGTATCAAAGTCAACATCTACTATGGGGTGATTGGGCCCCTATTTTCCACATGCCTGGATGTGGTACTTATCATTATCTCCTATATCTTTATACTCTGTTCTGTGTTTAGAATTGCTTCCCAAGACGCCCGACTCAAGGCTTTGGGTACTTGTGGCTCCCACGTCTGTGTTATCTTACTGTTCTATACCCCagcctttttctcattctttgctcACCGATTTGGGGGCCACAATATACCGCTCCACGTACATATCCTCCTTGCCAATCTTTATGTGGTGGTACCACCCTCTCTCAACCCCATCATTTATGGCGTTAAGACCAAGCAAATTCAGGAGAAGTttctccaggtcttttctttgaGCAGGAAATTTTGCTGA